In Candidatus Aminicenantes bacterium, a single window of DNA contains:
- a CDS encoding four helix bundle protein, giving the protein MAEAKGFRELKVWQRGKALAVKVYEISGKGRFNSDYGLREQVRRASVSIPSNIAEGDTLGTNKQSIRHFHIAKGSCAELMTQFEIASEIGYIPHEIFAEVQEECLNLSGMLERLIRARSKVH; this is encoded by the coding sequence ATGGCCGAAGCTAAAGGATTCAGGGAATTGAAGGTATGGCAAAGAGGGAAGGCACTGGCAGTAAAAGTGTATGAAATTTCAGGCAAGGGAAGATTTAATTCGGATTATGGTTTGCGGGAGCAAGTTCGCAGAGCTTCTGTCTCAATTCCCAGCAATATTGCAGAAGGGGACACTTTAGGCACCAACAAACAATCAATTAGGCATTTTCATATTGCCAAGGGATCTTGCGCCGAACTGATGACCCAGTTCGAGATCGCCAGTGAAATCGGATATATTCCTCATGAAATTTTCGCAGAGGTTCAGGAAGAATGCTTGAATTTATCTGGGATGCTCGAAAGATTGATCAGGGCCCGTTCCAAAGTTCATTAA